Genomic segment of Ficedula albicollis isolate OC2 chromosome 3, FicAlb1.5, whole genome shotgun sequence:
TTCGTAgttttttcaaaatgcaggaGTTACAGATACaaattaaaagaaggaaaacttagaaattttttactgtgagggtggtagGATACTTGTACAGGGTCCCTGAAGAGATTGTGGATGCTCCAAacctggcagtgttcaaggccaggttggataaggccttgagcaacctggtctagtggaaagtatcctgcccagggcaggggggtcAGGACTAGCTATATCTCCAAGGTCCATTCCAACTCCTTCACCTTCTGTGATTAACCAGTACCTTTtttcctggctccagcagaCTGAAAGTCAGTCAGACAGAAGgacacttatttttttctctccaaaactAGCTTCAGACCTAGCAATGCATTTTTGTTCTCACAGTTGATTTCAATGCACAATGGGATGACTGACTACAAAGTTTATGCATTAATTATTCAGAACAGCTCAAAATCTTAAAACtgtcttaaaaaattaatgagttGGAGAGCTAGGAAGTAAGCTGTAATTGCTGTTTTCCACCCCAACGCACAGTAATCTTGCAATACCACAGGAATAAGCTCATATTTCACATCAGACATGATTAGTACACCAAGGTAGATAAAAGCACAACTGGTATAAAAATCTCAGGAGAATAAAACCTAAGTTGCACATTGACTGTTGTATTCTCATATTTACAGATATCTGAACCAAATGAATTCGACATCATGCTTGTAATGCCTGTTACAAGGATTCAGCTGGATGAGGCTGATGATACTGGAGCCTTTTATTATGTATCATTCAAAAGAATTCCAAAAGAAAAGGGTTGGCTGAGGTTTTTagaagaagatggaaaaatatcAGCCTTTAAAATGCTCCAAGCACTAAGAGAAATTATTAAACAGGAAGTAAAAAACATTAAAGGTTAGTACTATGAGAAAAAGCTTCATCAGTATGTAGTAAAAATCCAGTTACATCGTACATAAGTGTTGCCTTGGTATTAAGAAGATAGATTTTCCTGCCAGTCCTCTATCTCTTTCTGGCAAGGGAGTTGTAACTCATCCTGTCCCCAGTATCTCAAGCCCGCTCTCGTGTTAAGAATCAAAAATACATGACAGGTAACTTGTTACATTATTAACTCCATTAGGCatattttctgtatgaaaataataaacattaAGGGTTCTGTTGCATGCTTGGTATTTCCTCCATGACCTATGTATCTTACATCTACTTGTACACAAAGAACTACTTGCTGAAGTGGTAGCAGAACAAAGAGCTTGCTTTTATACAATACctaatattttttattgatCAATACAGAAACTGTACCCCAGTTATTTTTATAACTATATTAAACATATGTATATTAtagaattatattaaaataatccCAGTTagggttattttttcccaaaacctTCAGAAACATTGTGGCCAGATCTCTTCACTTTGTTTTCAACAGGGAAGCAGTTCAATCAAAAACATtactatatttttaattcttagaCAGTAAATCAAGAAAATACAGTAGTGTTCCCTATTTCATAGAACTTAACAGGCCTTCTCAATGTTTCAACAGCCTGTAGGATAAAGAAACAGTGACTGAACCTAGGTACTTCTTTTGATTGCTTATGAGCTCTTTAGTAAAAACTAACattcttaagaaaaataattcatctAGCTAACCTATCTATCTAATATGAAATATCACTTTCTTTGTTACTAGATGCGGAAGTCACTGTGGCAAGAAAAAAGGTTGGATGCCCGGCAATAACTCTTCAGATCAAAAATCCTCCATCAGAAATATCAGTGGACATCATCTTGACTTTggaggctcagcagagctggcccCTCAGCACACAGGGCGGCCTCAAAATTGAACAGTGGCTGGGAACGAAAGTCAGGAGGAATATGAGATTTAGATCAATTTATTTAGTagccaagcaaaacaaaagtgaaaaagttCTAAGAGGTACCTCAAATATGGACAATAATAAGTTATGAAATATCTTTTCTACAACTTGATCACTTACAAGTGCTATAGAAAGGGTATCCAGATCATGTTCAGTATTCTGCCTTCAAGACACTTCATCCTGAATATATCCAGCTCAGACAACTGAAATCCCTCTTTAAAGCATCAGATTTGTGGTACTGCTTGTCCTGTACTGAAATGTAAATGCAAACCCACTCTGCCAGGCTGTACACTAACTATTACTAAGAGCATTATATTAAATCCACTCCAGCCAGACACATGGATAGGAGCCTTTCCTTGTGCTAGCACTGTACTTAACAGCAACTTGCACTCTCTTGTAAGGAAATTAGAAGAAAGTTCCTAAAATGCAGGTAACATCCCTGTACATGGGACTGCATCCACAAATCAGATACTCCTGCAGGTAGCAAACTGCTTTCTACCAAGATACATTAGTTCTCACTGAACTCTGGTATGGCTacaacattttttcctgcagacCACTGTTACATTGAGCCTCCATCAGTTTGCAAAAACACTCTGACTTGTCAATGCATTATGGTAACTGATGATTTCAGCAAAAAGATTTCAAGCATTCTGGTACCTTTTTAATTAGCATGCCCATGTTATCAAAACCCAGTACAGCAGTACTGATTTATTTGGCAATTTCTTCCTGTGCAAATTAAATGCAAAGAGGCAAGGGAAACAGTGTAATTCACGAAAAGAAGACAAAAGTGATTCCTGGCGTTAAAAACAGGGCATTGAGCTATATTAGcaattattttcagaagcaaaagcagaagaacaaaaaagtgCTTTAGAACAGTCATTTCACCTGAGAAAACTCTCAAACCTATTACTTGCACAAAGAAACCCCAGAAAACACAGTAAGactacagaaattaaaaggttGTCGATGTCTATGAATTATGCAGTTCTCTAAATTATGTTCGGCAAATCCAGGGACTTTAAGAATTGAGcctaattttaaagcaaatccAAACATCCTCAGGAATTTAAAGCATCCAAACAATTAATTAAGTCCTATGTTAATTACATTTGAATTGTCTTTGTGAAGCAGCTGGGGAGTTAAGGACGAACTAACTGCATTCACTGAATTATGATTTTTTAGAGGGTGCAAAAAATTGGTGGTATTTAAGTCATTTGCaaaattgggggtttttttcctagctaCAAAAGCTGATGCTTAGTGCTGTGTAACCATTTAACATTCTTGTGCTTGACTTCAGGGAACACCTGGCGACTCTCCTTCTCGCATATTGAAAAGGACATGATAAAGAACCATGGCAACTCAAAGACATGTTGTGAATCCGATGGACCAAAGTGCTGTAGGTTGGTATTTCACAGGAATATTTTACTTTAAGCTTGTGTGAGCTGGGCTACCACTACCACAGTTTCAGTTTAGCACTTAAGAATCTGATTTAACTAATTACTCATAATAGGAAGCAAGAGTCTTTTAGGCATAATTGTTCTACAGCAATACAACACTGCATGTGCCTGCTGAATGTCTGACTTGCGTTTACCTAATGAAAGGTGGAACAATCATATTGCTGGTCTACACTCCAGATTTATCTTGGAATGCAAAAATGTGTGACTTGTTAAATTATCTTTCCCAAATTCAGTCCCATTTAGACAAAACAGCCTGAAAAAGTGACAACTCCACTTTTTGAGCAAAATTACACTTCTTATCAAGGTTATTTCTAAAATGATGGTGACAAAACTGCTGAATGAGATCAAGATGAATAAAAGAGAACTGTTCTCCAGATTTCTTCaacaagaaagaacaaaacccaCATGAG
This window contains:
- the MB21D1 gene encoding cyclic GMP-AMP synthase, translated to GLREVLSRLSLAREDVSEASALVNLVVSHLVQAIRIKDSCFSSIERQSAGSYYERVKISEPNEFDIMLVMPVTRIQLDEADDTGAFYYVSFKRIPKEKGWLRFLEEDGKISAFKMLQALREIIKQEVKNIKDAEVTVARKKVGCPAITLQIKNPPSEISVDIILTLEAQQSWPLSTQGGLKIEQWLGTKVRRNMRFRSIYLVAKQNKSEKVLRGNTWRLSFSHIEKDMIKNHGNSKTCCESDGPKCCRKGCLKLLKYLLEQLKMKYPKELEKFCSYHVKTAFFHSCITWPNDSDWYLGDLDHCFQQCLGFFVDCLQKSQLTHFFIPQYNLLSLEDKARHHFLSRKICHELNNGFPVFHENY